The following proteins come from a genomic window of Sorex araneus isolate mSorAra2 chromosome 1, mSorAra2.pri, whole genome shotgun sequence:
- the FDFT1 gene encoding squalene synthase produces the protein MDFVKCLGRPEEFYNLLRFQMGGRRKVMPKMNQDALSSSMKTCYKYLDQTSRSFSAVIQALDEELRHAICIFYLVLRALDTVEDDMTIPLDRKVPILQNFHSYLYEPDWCFLESQEKHRQVLEDFPTISLEFRNLAERFRTVITETCQKMGCGMAEYLEKSVTSLSEWDKYCHYVAGLVGIGLSGLFSASGLEDPLCGEDTAMSNSMGLFLQKTNIIRDFLEDLQEGRVFWPKEVWSKYVKKLEDFTEPQNLDLAVQCLNELITNALEHVPDVFTYLSRLRNQSVFNFCAIPQVMAVATLAACYNNQQVFRGVVKIRKGQAVTLMMDATNMPAVKAIFQQYMEEIYQKIPESDPSSSKTKQLICSVRTQNLASCQLMSRNHYLPVYLSCAMLLAALSWQYLSTLTQFMGDYVQGGEH, from the exons aTGGACTTCGTCAAGTGCCTGGGCCGCCCCGAGGAGTTCTACAACCTGCTGCGCTTCCAGATGGGCGGCCGGCGGAAGGTGATGCCCAAGATGAACCAG GACGCGCTCAGCAGCAGCATGAAGACGTGCTACAAGTATCTGGATCAGACCAGCCGCAGCTTCTCGGCTGTCATCCAGGCGCTGGACGAGGAGCTGCG CCACGCCATCTGCATATTCTACCTGGTGCTCCGGGCTCTGGACACAGTGGAGGACGACATGACGATCCCCTTAGACCGGAAGGTCCCCATTCTGCAGAACTTCCACTCTTACCTGTACGAGCCAGACTGGTGCTTCCTGGAGAGTCAGGAGAAGCACCGCCAAGTGCTGGAGGACTTCCCCACG ATCTCCCTGGAGTTTAGAAATCTGGCCGAGCGATTCCGCACCGTGATCACCGAGACCTGCCAGAAAATGGGCTGTGGGATGGCGGAGTACTTGGAGAAGAGTGTGACTTCGCTGAGCGAGTGGGACAAG TACTGCCACTACGTTGCTGGCCTGGTGGGCATTGGTCTTTCCGGTCTGTTCTCGGCCTCCGGGCTTGAAGACCCCCTGTGTGGTGAAGACACGGCAATGTCCAACTCTATGGGCCTGTTCCTGCAGAAGACCAACATCATCCGTGACTTCCTGGAGGACCTCCAGGAGGGCAGAGTGTTCTGGCCTAAGGAG GTGTGGAGCAAGTATGTCAAGAAGCTGGAAGATTTCACCGAGCCCCAGAACCTGGACCTGGCGGTACAGTGTCTGAACGAGCTAATCACCAACGCACTGGAGCATGTGCCCGACGTCTTCACCTACCTCTCCCGCCTGAGGAACCAGAGTGTGTTCAACTTCTGTGCCATCCCGCAG GTCATGGCTGTCGCCACGCTGGCCGCCTGTTACAACAACCAGCAGGTGTTCAGGGGGGTGGTGAAGATACGCAAAGGGCAGGCGGTCACCCTGATGATGGACGCCACAAACATGCCGGCTGTCAAAGCCATATTCCAGCAGTACATGGAAGAG ATCTACCAGAAGATCCCTGAATCAGATCCGTCCTCCAGCAAGACGAAGCAGCTTATCTGCAGCGTCCGCACACAGAACCTCGCTAGCTGCCAGCTGATGTCCAGGAACCACTACTTGCCCGTTTACCTGTCCTGCGCCATGCTGTTGGCCGCCCTGAGCTGGCAGTACCTCAGCACCCTGACCCAGTTCATGGGTGACTACGTGCAGGGTGGGGAGCACTGA